In the genome of Streptomyces racemochromogenes, one region contains:
- a CDS encoding acyl-CoA carboxylase subunit beta has translation MSITEDHPTWTQSHLRSYTAELSELRARVVRGPSEAATEAQHAKGKLTARERVEYLFDEGTFTELEGLRRHRATGFGLENRRPHTDGVVIGWGLVHGRTVFAYAHDFRIFGGALGEAHAEKIHKVMDLAEAAGAPVVGLCDGAGARIQEGVTALAGYGGIFQRNVRNSGVIPQISVILGPCAGGAAYSPALTDFVFMVRGISQMFITGPDVVQAVTGEVITQDALGGADAHAATSGVAAFAYDDEHSCLDDVRFLLSMLPSNNRELPPAAESDDPADRRTEALLDLVPGDPNRSYDMREVIAEVVDDGEYFQVHELWGTNIICALARLDGHVVGIVANQPSVTAGVLDIHASEKAARFVQTCDAFNIPLVTLVDVPGFLPGVDQEHNGIIRHGAKLLYAYCNATVPRIQLILRKAYGGAYIVMDSRSIGTDVSLAWPSNEIAVMGAEGAANVVFRRRIAEADDPDEARVRLVKEYKTELMHPYYAAERGLVDDVIDPAETRSRLIGALAMLRGKQVTLPSRKHGNQPQ, from the coding sequence GTGAGCATCACCGAGGACCATCCGACGTGGACGCAGTCGCACCTGCGGTCGTACACCGCCGAACTCTCCGAACTGCGTGCCCGCGTGGTCCGGGGTCCCAGCGAGGCCGCCACCGAGGCACAGCACGCGAAGGGCAAGCTGACCGCCCGCGAGCGCGTCGAGTACCTCTTCGACGAGGGAACCTTCACCGAACTGGAGGGCCTGCGCCGGCACCGGGCGACCGGTTTCGGCCTGGAGAACCGCAGACCGCACACCGACGGCGTGGTGATCGGCTGGGGCCTGGTGCACGGCCGCACGGTCTTCGCCTACGCCCACGACTTCCGCATCTTCGGCGGCGCGCTCGGCGAGGCCCACGCCGAGAAGATCCACAAGGTCATGGACCTGGCCGAAGCCGCCGGGGCCCCCGTGGTGGGCCTGTGCGACGGCGCGGGCGCCCGCATCCAGGAGGGCGTCACCGCGCTCGCCGGCTACGGCGGCATCTTCCAGCGCAACGTCCGCAACTCCGGCGTCATCCCCCAGATCAGCGTGATCCTGGGCCCCTGCGCGGGCGGCGCCGCCTACTCCCCCGCGCTGACCGACTTCGTGTTCATGGTCCGCGGCATCTCCCAGATGTTCATCACCGGGCCCGACGTCGTCCAGGCGGTCACCGGCGAGGTCATCACCCAGGACGCGCTCGGCGGCGCGGACGCGCACGCCGCCACCTCCGGCGTGGCCGCCTTCGCCTACGACGACGAGCACAGCTGCCTGGACGACGTCCGCTTCCTGCTGTCCATGCTGCCCTCCAACAACCGCGAGCTGCCGCCCGCGGCCGAGTCCGACGACCCCGCGGACCGCCGCACCGAGGCCCTGCTGGACCTGGTGCCGGGCGACCCCAACCGCTCCTACGACATGCGCGAGGTCATCGCCGAAGTCGTCGACGACGGCGAGTACTTCCAGGTCCACGAACTGTGGGGCACCAACATCATCTGCGCCCTGGCCCGGCTGGACGGCCACGTCGTCGGCATCGTCGCCAACCAGCCGTCCGTCACGGCCGGCGTCCTGGACATCCACGCCTCCGAGAAGGCGGCCCGCTTCGTCCAGACCTGCGACGCCTTCAACATCCCGCTCGTGACGCTGGTCGACGTGCCCGGCTTCCTGCCCGGCGTGGACCAGGAGCACAACGGCATCATCCGGCACGGCGCGAAGCTGCTGTACGCGTACTGCAACGCCACCGTGCCCCGCATCCAGCTGATCCTGCGCAAGGCGTACGGCGGCGCCTACATCGTCATGGACTCGCGTTCCATCGGCACCGACGTGTCCCTGGCCTGGCCGAGCAACGAGATCGCCGTCATGGGCGCCGAGGGCGCGGCCAACGTGGTGTTCCGGCGCCGGATCGCCGAGGCCGACGACCCCGACGAGGCCCGCGTCCGCCTGGTCAAGGAGTACAAGACCGAGCTGATGCACCCCTACTACGCCGCCGAACGCGGCCTGGTCGACGACGTCATCGACCCGGCGGAGACCCGGTCCCGGCTGATCGGCGCCCTCGCGATGCTGCGCGGCAA